A window of the Synechococcus sp. M16.1 genome harbors these coding sequences:
- the psaA gene encoding photosystem I core protein PsaA, producing the protein MTISPPERGSDAKSQVEKVDNPATFELFGKPGHFDRALAKGPKTTTWVWNLHANAHDFDAHTSDLQEVSRRIFSAHFGHLAVIFIWLSGAFFHGARFSNYSGWLADPTHVKPSAQQVWAVFGQEVLNGDMGAGFQGIQITSGLFQMWRAWGITSETQLMALAIGALVMAGLMLNAGVFHYHKAAPKLEWFQNVESMLNHHLAGLLGLGSLSWAGHVIHVSAPVTKLMDAIDAGQPLVLNGKTIASAADIPLPHEFFNQDLLAQLYPGFSAGVGAFFSGNWAAYSDFLTFKGGLNPVTGSLWMTDIAHHHVAIAVMFIVAGHMYRTNWGIGHSIKEIHEGQKGDPLLFPATNGHDGLYDFMTNSWHAQLAVNLAIGGSVSIIVAQHMYAMPPYPYQAIDYPTQIGLFTHHIWIGGFLIVGAGAHAAIAMVRDYDPAKHIDNVLDRVLKARDAIISHLNWVCIWLGAHSFGLYIHNDTMRALGRPQDMFSDSAISIQPIFAQWIQNVHAAAAGSTAPNALAGVSEVFNGSVVAVGGKVAAAPMPLGTADFMVHHIHAFTIHVTVLILLKGVLYARSSRLIPDKANLGFRFSCDGPGRGGTCQVSAWDHVFLGLFWMYNSLSVVIFHFSWKMQSDIWGTVNADGSVAHITNGNFAQSAITINGWLRDFLWAQAVQVINSYGSNTAAYGIMFLGAHFVFAFSLMFLFSGRGYWQELIESIVWAHNKLKVAPAIQPRALSIIQGRAVGVAHYLLGGIATTWAFFHAHILVVG; encoded by the coding sequence ATGACCATCAGCCCACCTGAGCGTGGGAGTGACGCGAAAAGCCAGGTCGAGAAGGTTGACAATCCAGCAACCTTCGAGCTGTTCGGTAAGCCCGGACACTTCGACCGAGCTCTCGCGAAAGGTCCCAAAACCACTACCTGGGTTTGGAACCTTCACGCCAACGCTCACGACTTCGACGCTCACACGAGCGACCTTCAAGAGGTCTCTCGGCGGATCTTCTCCGCCCATTTCGGCCACCTGGCCGTCATCTTCATCTGGCTCAGCGGTGCCTTCTTCCATGGCGCCCGCTTCTCCAACTATTCCGGTTGGCTTGCTGATCCCACCCATGTGAAGCCAAGCGCCCAGCAGGTCTGGGCCGTCTTCGGCCAAGAAGTCCTCAACGGCGACATGGGTGCCGGTTTCCAAGGCATCCAAATCACCTCAGGCCTCTTCCAGATGTGGCGGGCCTGGGGCATCACCAGTGAAACCCAGCTCATGGCTCTGGCCATCGGTGCCCTGGTGATGGCCGGCCTCATGCTCAACGCCGGTGTTTTCCACTACCACAAGGCTGCGCCGAAGCTGGAGTGGTTCCAGAACGTTGAGTCGATGCTGAACCACCACCTGGCAGGTCTGCTGGGTCTCGGTTCACTGTCCTGGGCTGGTCACGTCATCCACGTGTCTGCCCCTGTCACCAAGTTGATGGACGCCATCGACGCCGGCCAACCGCTGGTGCTGAATGGCAAGACCATCGCTTCGGCTGCAGACATTCCGCTGCCCCACGAGTTCTTCAATCAGGACCTGCTGGCGCAGCTGTATCCCGGCTTCAGTGCTGGTGTCGGTGCCTTCTTCTCCGGCAACTGGGCTGCCTACAGCGATTTCCTCACCTTCAAGGGTGGTTTGAATCCTGTAACGGGAAGCCTTTGGATGACCGACATCGCCCATCACCATGTGGCGATTGCCGTGATGTTCATCGTTGCCGGTCACATGTACCGGACCAACTGGGGCATCGGTCACTCCATCAAGGAGATCCATGAAGGTCAGAAGGGTGATCCCCTGCTGTTCCCTGCCACCAACGGTCACGACGGTCTTTACGACTTCATGACCAATTCCTGGCATGCCCAGCTGGCGGTCAACCTCGCCATCGGCGGTTCAGTGAGCATCATCGTTGCTCAGCACATGTACGCGATGCCTCCGTATCCGTACCAAGCGATCGATTACCCCACCCAGATCGGGCTCTTCACCCATCACATCTGGATCGGCGGCTTCCTGATCGTTGGTGCCGGCGCTCACGCCGCCATCGCCATGGTTCGCGATTACGACCCCGCCAAGCACATCGACAACGTGCTGGATCGGGTGCTCAAGGCTCGCGACGCCATCATTAGTCACCTCAACTGGGTCTGCATCTGGCTCGGAGCCCACAGCTTCGGCCTGTACATCCACAACGACACCATGCGTGCCCTGGGTCGTCCCCAGGACATGTTCAGCGATTCGGCGATCTCCATTCAGCCGATCTTTGCTCAGTGGATTCAGAACGTGCACGCCGCAGCTGCTGGCAGCACAGCTCCCAACGCCCTCGCGGGTGTGAGTGAAGTGTTCAACGGTTCCGTTGTCGCCGTCGGCGGCAAGGTTGCCGCTGCTCCCATGCCGCTCGGCACCGCCGACTTCATGGTTCACCACATCCACGCCTTCACGATTCACGTGACGGTGCTGATCCTGCTGAAGGGTGTCCTGTACGCCCGTAGCTCCCGCCTCATCCCTGATAAGGCCAACCTGGGCTTCCGCTTCTCCTGCGATGGTCCTGGTCGTGGTGGCACCTGCCAGGTTTCCGCTTGGGACCACGTGTTCCTGGGCCTGTTCTGGATGTACAACTCCCTGTCTGTTGTGATCTTCCACTTCTCCTGGAAGATGCAGAGCGACATCTGGGGAACGGTGAATGCCGACGGTTCCGTCGCGCACATCACCAACGGCAACTTTGCCCAAAGCGCCATCACCATCAATGGCTGGCTGCGTGACTTCCTGTGGGCTCAGGCCGTTCAGGTGATCAACAGCTATGGCTCGAACACGGCCGCCTACGGAATCATGTTCCTCGGCGCCCACTTCGTGTTCGCCTTCAGCCTGATGTTCCTCTTCAGCGGCCGCGGCTACTGGCAGGAACTGATTGAGTCCATCGTCTGGGCTCACAACAAGCTGAAGGTGGCTCCCGCCATCCAGCCCCGTGCTCTTTCCATCATCCAAGGCCGTGCCGTGGGTGTTGCCCATTACCTCTTGGGCGGAATTGCGACCACGTGGGCCTTCTTCCACGCCCACATTCTTGTGGTCGGCTGA